The following coding sequences lie in one Planctomycetota bacterium genomic window:
- a CDS encoding BON domain-containing protein, translated as MVAAQNIDRDLEQRVSTYLATRHVPSLRQLIVEAHNGVVTLRGKVRSFYEKQLMQQCCQRVAGVVQMIDAVEVR; from the coding sequence ATGGTGGCCGCGCAGAACATTGACCGTGACTTGGAGCAACGGGTTTCGACTTACCTGGCCACGCGCCATGTCCCCAGCTTGCGCCAATTGATTGTCGAAGCCCACAACGGAGTGGTCACGCTTCGCGGCAAGGTCCGTTCGTTCTACGAAAAGCAGTTGATGCAGCAGTGTTGCCAGCGCGTGGCCGGCGTGGTCCAAATGATCGACGCCGTTGAAGTTCGCTAG
- a CDS encoding SAM-dependent chlorinase/fluorinase codes for MSAASVRPADLITLTTDFGAESPYVAAMKGVILSHNRWARIVDLSHGIPPQDILAGALALDQASRWFPPGTIHVAVVDPGVGTARRIVCAEIAGQWYVGPDNGLFSCLAQRTRPTTIVAVEDRQFWLPQVSHTFHGRDIMAPVVARLSLGLDPLALGPRLESLVMLNRREVVVVPGKIVGAVAAIDSFGNLITDIAGEALKDAPTDERLQVECDEHQTTGLYQTYGDQPAMTLMALIGSSGFLELAIVEDSAAIMLGVKRGSKVTVTW; via the coding sequence ATGAGCGCGGCCTCGGTACGACCTGCGGACCTGATTACCCTGACGACTGATTTTGGCGCGGAAAGTCCGTACGTCGCCGCGATGAAGGGCGTCATCCTGTCGCACAACCGGTGGGCGCGGATTGTCGACTTGTCACATGGCATTCCGCCGCAGGACATCCTGGCCGGTGCGCTGGCGCTCGATCAGGCATCGCGCTGGTTTCCGCCGGGGACCATTCACGTAGCCGTCGTCGACCCGGGCGTGGGGACCGCGCGGCGCATCGTCTGCGCCGAGATCGCCGGCCAATGGTACGTCGGGCCGGATAATGGTCTGTTTAGTTGCTTGGCCCAGCGCACCCGTCCGACTACAATCGTCGCGGTTGAGGACCGGCAGTTTTGGCTGCCGCAGGTGTCGCACACGTTTCATGGTCGCGACATCATGGCCCCGGTGGTGGCGCGTCTCAGTCTGGGTCTCGATCCGTTGGCCTTGGGGCCGCGGCTTGAGTCGCTGGTGATGTTGAACAGGCGGGAGGTGGTCGTCGTGCCAGGCAAGATTGTGGGTGCGGTCGCTGCGATCGACTCGTTCGGAAATCTGATCACCGATATCGCGGGCGAAGCGCTGAAGGACGCGCCAACCGACGAGCGGTTGCAGGTCGAATGCGACGAACACCAGACGACGGGCCTCTATCAAACCTACGGCGATCAGCCGGCGATGACGCTGATGGCCCTGATCGGTTCATCGGGTTTCCTGGAACTGGCCATTGTCGAAGACAGCGCGGCCATCATGTTGGGGGTCAAGCGCGGCAGCAAGGTGACCGTCACCTGGTAG
- the mscL gene encoding large-conductance mechanosensitive channel protein MscL, producing the protein MMKEFKEFAMRGNVVDMAVGVVIGGAFGKIVSSLVGDIIMPLVGAVTGKLDFSKLAFDVKNPVNDELLASIAYGKTITSVIDFIIVAFCIFMVIKAMNAAKRQPAPEPAAPPPPTKDQELLTEIRDILKSR; encoded by the coding sequence CTGATGAAAGAGTTTAAAGAATTTGCCATGCGCGGCAACGTGGTCGACATGGCGGTCGGCGTTGTGATCGGCGGCGCGTTTGGCAAAATTGTCTCGTCACTGGTCGGCGACATCATCATGCCGCTGGTCGGCGCCGTAACCGGCAAGCTGGACTTCTCGAAGCTGGCGTTCGACGTCAAGAATCCGGTCAATGACGAGCTTCTCGCTTCGATCGCCTATGGCAAGACCATCACGTCCGTGATCGATTTCATCATCGTGGCGTTTTGTATTTTCATGGTCATCAAGGCCATGAACGCGGCCAAGCGACAGCCAGCACCGGAGCCTGCCGCGCCTCCGCCACCGACCAAAGACCAGGAGCTGTTGACCGAGATTCGCGACATCTTGAAGTCACGCTAG
- a CDS encoding mandelate racemase/muconate lactonizing enzyme family protein produces the protein MPGKPTDVRLLSVRLDKQQLAYRTPIKFGGRVVTDATLVDVTVEVETRNGQRGRGFGSMPMSNAWAWPSAKLSGEETLAGMVDNAERAVADAAKYTDFGHPLDITHHLAKNHAALAEQTLKARKLAEPIPRLAQLVAVSPIEAAIHDAQGKALGRNSYNLLSQEFCNHDIAHYLNDEFRGEYLDRYTLRRPKARMPLYHLIGALDPLTMADVAKPVGDGLPETLGQWIKADGLTHMKIKLNGDDLNWDVERVAQIERVAVEAQAERGCAEWWYSTDFNEKCANVQYLLDFLAKVDERSPQALDRIQYIEQPTSRNLKQNAENKMHAAARIKPVVIDEALVDFESLLICREQGYSGVALKACKGQTEALLMGAAAQKYGMFLCVQDLTCPGASFLHSASLSARIGPVAAIEGNSRQYCPVGNNGWRERFPTMFRIKDGTLGTYVLDGAGLGY, from the coding sequence ATGCCCGGCAAGCCTACCGACGTACGACTGCTCAGCGTCCGTCTCGACAAGCAGCAACTCGCCTATCGCACACCGATCAAGTTTGGCGGCCGCGTGGTCACCGACGCTACCCTGGTCGATGTAACCGTCGAGGTCGAGACCCGCAATGGTCAACGCGGTCGCGGCTTTGGTTCGATGCCCATGTCGAACGCCTGGGCCTGGCCCAGCGCCAAGTTGTCTGGCGAGGAAACCCTGGCAGGCATGGTCGACAATGCCGAGCGCGCCGTCGCCGATGCCGCCAAGTACACCGACTTTGGACATCCGCTGGACATCACGCACCACCTAGCCAAAAACCACGCGGCTCTCGCCGAACAGACGCTCAAAGCGCGGAAGCTGGCCGAGCCAATCCCACGGCTGGCGCAACTGGTCGCGGTCAGCCCGATCGAAGCCGCCATCCACGACGCTCAAGGCAAAGCCTTGGGGCGGAACTCGTACAACCTGCTCAGTCAGGAGTTCTGCAACCACGACATCGCCCACTATCTGAACGACGAGTTTCGTGGCGAGTATTTGGACCGTTACACCCTGCGCCGGCCCAAGGCGCGGATGCCGCTGTACCACCTGATCGGCGCGCTCGATCCGCTGACGATGGCCGATGTCGCCAAGCCGGTCGGCGACGGTTTGCCCGAGACGCTGGGGCAATGGATCAAGGCCGACGGCCTGACCCACATGAAGATCAAGCTCAATGGCGACGACCTGAACTGGGATGTCGAGCGCGTCGCGCAGATCGAACGCGTGGCCGTCGAGGCCCAGGCCGAGCGCGGCTGCGCCGAGTGGTGGTACTCGACCGACTTCAACGAGAAATGTGCCAACGTCCAATACCTGCTCGACTTTCTGGCCAAGGTTGACGAGCGCTCGCCGCAGGCGCTCGATCGGATTCAATACATCGAGCAGCCGACAAGCCGCAACTTGAAGCAGAACGCGGAAAACAAGATGCACGCCGCGGCGCGCATTAAGCCGGTGGTCATCGACGAGGCCTTGGTCGACTTTGAAAGCCTGTTAATCTGCCGTGAGCAGGGCTACTCGGGCGTGGCGTTAAAGGCGTGCAAGGGGCAGACCGAGGCGCTGCTGATGGGAGCCGCGGCCCAGAAATACGGCATGTTCTTGTGCGTTCAGGATCTGACCTGTCCGGGCGCGTCGTTCCTCCACTCGGCCAGCTTGTCAGCCCGCATTGGCCCGGTGGCAGCCATCGAAGGGAACTCGCGCCAGTATTGCCCGGTGGGAAACAACGGTTGGCGGGAACGCTTCCCGACGATGTTCCGTATTAAGGATGGGACGCTGGGAACCTACGTCCTCGACGGCGCCGGGCTGGGATATTAG
- a CDS encoding Gfo/Idh/MocA family oxidoreductase: protein MARQRTRRSFMKESGLAGVGFWVAAGLQAQQSKSPNERVQVACIGVGGKGSSDTDQAGQVAEIVALCDIDENYLNKKAEKFPDAKKYYDFRQMLDEMGKSIDAVTVSTPDHTHAPASMMAMKLGKHVYCQKPLTHTVHEARLMRETAAKMNVVTQMGNQGTAANGLRRAAEILRAGVLGDVKEVHVWTNRPVWPQSSDAILMTKAGRAAALSALHGKALAELPATPVPSHVHWDLFLGPAPERPYEERVYHPFNWRGWWDYGTGALGDMACHTANMAFNALKLTAPSSIDAKSAEVNPETFPSWAVIHFQFPGIEGRGPIKFVWYEGQERARKKLPPDSLLQGEKPSDSGSLIIGEKGTLYSPNDYGAEYKFLGPHAKEIVAACEQVPETIPRNGKGDLGMKEEWIAGIKGGPAPMSNFQYASTLTESILLGNVAIKAGRKVEYDGATGKVTNDPSLNALLTKEYRSGWTL from the coding sequence ATGGCTCGCCAACGTACTCGTCGCTCGTTCATGAAAGAATCCGGCCTGGCCGGCGTCGGCTTTTGGGTCGCCGCGGGTCTGCAAGCCCAGCAAAGCAAATCGCCCAACGAGCGCGTGCAGGTGGCGTGCATTGGCGTCGGCGGCAAGGGTTCGAGCGACACCGATCAGGCCGGCCAGGTGGCCGAGATCGTGGCGCTGTGCGACATCGACGAAAACTACTTGAACAAGAAGGCCGAGAAGTTCCCCGACGCCAAGAAGTACTACGACTTCCGCCAGATGCTCGATGAAATGGGCAAGTCGATCGACGCCGTCACGGTCAGCACGCCCGACCACACCCACGCGCCGGCCAGCATGATGGCCATGAAGCTGGGCAAGCACGTCTATTGCCAGAAGCCGCTGACGCACACCGTGCATGAAGCCCGGCTGATGCGCGAAACCGCGGCCAAGATGAACGTCGTGACCCAGATGGGCAATCAGGGAACGGCGGCCAACGGCCTGCGCCGCGCGGCCGAGATTCTGCGCGCCGGAGTATTGGGCGACGTCAAGGAAGTACACGTTTGGACCAATCGGCCGGTCTGGCCGCAAAGCTCCGACGCCATTCTGATGACCAAGGCCGGCCGCGCCGCGGCATTGTCGGCGCTGCATGGCAAGGCGCTGGCCGAGTTGCCCGCCACGCCGGTCCCGTCGCACGTGCATTGGGATTTGTTCCTCGGCCCCGCGCCGGAACGTCCCTACGAAGAGCGCGTCTATCACCCGTTCAACTGGCGCGGCTGGTGGGACTATGGCACCGGGGCGCTCGGGGACATGGCCTGTCACACGGCGAACATGGCGTTCAACGCGCTCAAGCTGACCGCGCCGTCGTCGATCGACGCCAAGAGTGCCGAGGTCAATCCCGAGACGTTCCCCAGTTGGGCTGTGATTCATTTCCAGTTCCCCGGCATCGAAGGGCGCGGGCCGATCAAGTTCGTCTGGTACGAAGGGCAAGAACGGGCTCGCAAGAAGCTGCCGCCGGACTCGCTGCTGCAAGGGGAAAAGCCGAGCGACAGCGGCTCGCTGATCATCGGCGAGAAGGGGACCCTCTATTCGCCCAACGACTACGGGGCCGAGTACAAGTTCCTGGGCCCTCACGCCAAGGAGATCGTGGCGGCCTGCGAGCAGGTGCCCGAGACGATTCCTCGGAACGGCAAGGGTGACCTGGGCATGAAGGAAGAGTGGATCGCCGGCATCAAGGGTGGCCCGGCCCCGATGTCGAACTTCCAGTACGCCAGCACACTGACCGAGTCGATTTTACTGGGCAACGTAGCCATCAAGGCCGGCCGCAAGGTCGAATACGACGGCGCGACGGGCAAGGTGACGAACGACCCGAGCCTGAACGCGCTGTTGACCAAGGAATACCGCAGCGGCTGGACGCTGTGA
- a CDS encoding 4'-phosphopantetheinyl transferase superfamily protein: MSRPSEWQVAPPARLPEQLGPDEVHVWLVRPDDLEVRDCRTRALAMLAPDERARYDRYRHVPSRDQFLAARMLLRGVLSRYTDQPAADWTFATNQYGRPEIATPEVSPRLRFNLSHTTGLVALATVRECDIGVDVETVNRRNGGVHLAERYFSPSEVRDLLQVPLDRQHREFFDYWTLKEAYIKARGHGLALPLDAFSYHLNEQAAPTISFDAPKIADEPAEWQFGQSWPTAEHRLGLAVRVGRGGTLPVVMLPTTLSEI; the protein is encoded by the coding sequence ATGTCTCGGCCGAGTGAATGGCAGGTCGCGCCGCCGGCACGGCTGCCCGAGCAACTCGGGCCCGACGAGGTTCACGTCTGGCTAGTCCGGCCCGACGATTTAGAAGTTCGGGACTGCCGCACGCGGGCCTTGGCCATGCTGGCACCCGACGAGCGGGCGCGCTATGACCGGTATCGGCACGTGCCGTCCCGAGATCAATTCCTGGCCGCCCGAATGTTGCTGCGCGGGGTATTGAGTCGCTACACCGACCAGCCAGCCGCCGATTGGACCTTCGCGACCAATCAATATGGCCGGCCCGAGATCGCCACGCCCGAGGTTTCGCCCCGGCTGCGGTTCAACCTTTCGCATACCACTGGTCTAGTGGCCCTGGCCACGGTGCGTGAATGCGATATCGGCGTCGACGTCGAAACGGTGAACCGCCGCAACGGCGGGGTCCATCTGGCCGAGCGGTACTTCTCGCCGTCCGAGGTGCGCGACCTTCTGCAAGTACCCCTGGACCGCCAGCATCGCGAGTTTTTCGACTATTGGACGCTGAAAGAGGCGTACATCAAGGCCCGAGGGCACGGCCTGGCGTTGCCGCTCGACGCCTTCAGTTATCACCTGAACGAGCAGGCCGCGCCGACCATTTCGTTCGACGCCCCGAAGATTGCCGACGAGCCGGCCGAGTGGCAATTCGGCCAGTCGTGGCCCACGGCCGAGCATCGACTGGGCCTTGCGGTGCGCGTGGGGCGTGGCGGCACGCTGCCGGTCGTGATGCTGCCGACCACGCTATCAGAGATTTAA
- a CDS encoding amidohydrolase family protein: protein MKFLARRFDTREPVEVALNGARIERLRPVAESATALAAPYVAPGFVDIQTNGWGGQEFSSAELTTAAVAKVVRQHFEFGVTALCPTLTTQSFAVHAHGLSTIAAACREFGDVGHAVWGIHLEGPYFSIEDGPRGAHPKEHCRRPNWDEFRRLQDAADGRIVILTMSVEFDEAPDFIALATASGVVVSIGHTGASGPQIKAAVDAGARLSTHLGNGTHRMLRRHPNYIWDQLAEDRLMASLIVDGHHLPPEVVKSMVRAKQPERCILVSDASGLAGLPPGRYTSSGCELEILADGRLVIAGQDQLLAGASLPIGVNVECVMRFAGVDLATAVDMATKHPAQLLSRPVNSLRPGDTADLVLFDFAGPGYTGLKVKATIGQGQVLSGRVA, encoded by the coding sequence ATGAAATTCCTCGCTCGCCGTTTTGACACCCGGGAACCGGTCGAAGTCGCCCTCAACGGCGCGCGGATTGAACGCTTGCGCCCGGTGGCCGAGTCAGCCACGGCGCTGGCCGCGCCCTATGTCGCGCCAGGATTCGTTGACATTCAAACCAACGGCTGGGGAGGCCAGGAGTTCAGCAGCGCAGAGTTGACCACCGCGGCCGTGGCCAAAGTGGTGCGACAGCATTTCGAGTTTGGCGTCACGGCGCTGTGTCCCACGCTGACGACGCAAAGCTTCGCGGTCCACGCCCACGGGCTCAGCACCATTGCCGCGGCCTGTCGCGAGTTTGGCGATGTGGGGCACGCGGTCTGGGGCATTCACCTGGAAGGCCCGTACTTTTCCATCGAGGATGGCCCGCGCGGCGCGCACCCCAAGGAACATTGTCGCCGGCCCAACTGGGACGAGTTCCGTCGGCTTCAGGACGCGGCCGATGGCCGGATCGTGATCCTGACCATGTCGGTCGAGTTCGACGAAGCGCCGGATTTCATCGCCTTGGCCACCGCGTCGGGCGTGGTGGTTTCGATCGGCCACACCGGCGCGTCGGGGCCACAGATCAAAGCGGCGGTCGACGCCGGAGCGCGCTTGAGCACGCATCTGGGGAACGGCACCCATCGAATGCTGCGTCGCCACCCGAATTACATTTGGGATCAACTGGCCGAAGATCGACTGATGGCCAGTTTGATCGTCGATGGCCACCACTTACCACCCGAGGTGGTTAAGTCGATGGTCCGAGCCAAGCAGCCCGAGCGCTGCATCCTGGTCAGCGACGCATCGGGGCTGGCGGGCTTGCCGCCGGGGCGCTATACGAGCAGCGGCTGCGAGCTGGAGATTCTGGCCGACGGGCGGTTGGTGATTGCCGGGCAAGATCAGTTGCTGGCCGGCGCGTCGCTGCCGATCGGCGTGAACGTGGAATGCGTGATGCGATTTGCGGGTGTCGATCTGGCGACTGCGGTCGACATGGCGACCAAGCACCCCGCGCAACTGTTGAGCCGGCCGGTCAATTCACTGCGCCCTGGCGATACGGCCGACCTGGTGCTGTTCGACTTCGCCGGCCCCGGCTACACGGGGCTGAAGGTCAAAGCCACGATCGGCCAAGGACAGGTTCTCTCCGGCCGCGTCGCCTAA
- a CDS encoding class I SAM-dependent methyltransferase, with the protein MPTVRQRQRDSNPIAADLNSHSPASSRRSWYDYPEYYDLAFADETQAEADFIQAAIDRYARRPVRTMLEPGCGSGRLVTELASRGYQVSAFDNNRRALDFLRRRLARRKLSAHVFEADLVHFQLPRRVDLVYNTFNTFRHLLTEQAAVAHLRKVAAHLKPGGLFILGLHLLPPDALEECTERWRARRGATTAVFTLRVIASSRRLRRERLRVNMLVRHGQRTIRAVTEFDLRLYTAAQLRKTVSAVPELELCDVFDFNYVIDEPMRLDNELSDTVLVLRKR; encoded by the coding sequence GTGCCAACAGTCCGCCAACGGCAGCGCGATTCTAATCCAATCGCCGCCGATCTGAATAGCCATTCGCCAGCGTCGTCGCGACGATCGTGGTACGACTATCCTGAGTATTACGACCTGGCCTTTGCCGACGAGACGCAAGCCGAGGCGGACTTTATCCAGGCCGCCATCGACCGCTACGCGCGCCGGCCGGTGCGGACGATGCTCGAACCCGGTTGTGGCAGCGGCCGGCTGGTGACCGAGTTGGCGTCGCGCGGCTACCAGGTCTCGGCCTTTGACAACAACCGGCGGGCGCTCGACTTCTTGCGCCGCCGATTAGCGCGACGGAAGCTATCGGCCCACGTTTTTGAGGCCGATCTGGTTCACTTCCAGCTGCCGCGGCGCGTCGACCTGGTCTACAACACGTTCAACACCTTCCGCCATTTGCTGACCGAGCAGGCTGCCGTGGCCCATTTGCGTAAGGTGGCGGCCCACCTGAAGCCGGGCGGGCTGTTCATCCTGGGGCTGCACCTGCTGCCACCCGACGCGCTCGAGGAATGCACCGAGCGCTGGCGTGCCCGGCGCGGCGCGACCACAGCGGTCTTTACCCTGCGCGTGATCGCCAGCAGCCGGCGACTGCGCCGCGAGCGGCTGCGCGTGAACATGCTCGTGCGGCATGGCCAACGCACCATTCGCGCGGTGACCGAGTTCGACTTGCGGCTTTACACGGCGGCGCAGCTGCGCAAGACGGTGAGTGCCGTACCGGAACTCGAACTATGCGACGTGTTCGACTTCAACTACGTGATCGACGAACCGATGCGCCTGGACAATGAATTGTCCGACACCGTGCTGGTGTTGAGAAAGCGATAG
- the glgX gene encoding glycogen debranching protein GlgX — protein sequence MPLLHPSLQFTHPLPFGAILQDGGVQFVVFSRSATGMRVLLYDHVDDPDPAEVVQLNPELDRWGDIWSVFVPGIGPGQLYHFQADGPFAPQVGHRFNGRARLIDPYARALAGNYLPNDDGITRPPKCVVIDDSFDWQGDRHLRRNLSESVIYEMHVRGFTRSGNSEVDHPGTYLGVIEKIPYLQSLGVTAVELMPVLEFPINAPNGRNEHRPNYWGYDPLAFFAPHRGYAASSEPGAQVVEFKQMVRALHQAGIEVILDVVFNHTAEGNEFGPTVSFKGLENRVYYMLANGGSTYKNYSGCGNTVNGNHPIVREMIFLCLRHWVLNYHIDGFRFDLASILSRDRNGDLMPNTPLIEQIAEDPLLSDTKIIAEAWDAAGAYQVGSFANLRWAEWNGRYRDDIRRFWRGDEHTLGALATRLAGSSDLYQSSNRRPYHSINFITSHDGFTINDLNTYSYKHNEANEEQNRDGDNNNYSCNFGFEGPTRRRRINELRNQQVRNMLATLLLSQGVPMLLYGDECRRTQRGNNNAYCQDNEISWFDWKLVEQQEDLLRFVRTLIQFRRNQPTVRRPTFLNGEQAAGNPFPDVSWYSADGAGVDWNSNDHSLICLLAANRGTAANAAPARHVMMMIHAGTLPRQFIAPSIAHEVDWRLFVDTAAESPDDIYPEFDGPMLLADGRVTLVDHALKCYVSAE from the coding sequence ATGCCGCTGCTGCACCCTTCACTACAGTTTACCCATCCTCTTCCGTTTGGCGCGATTCTGCAGGATGGAGGCGTTCAGTTCGTCGTCTTCAGCCGTTCGGCGACGGGCATGCGGGTGTTGCTCTACGACCACGTCGACGATCCCGATCCGGCTGAAGTCGTCCAACTCAACCCGGAACTCGACCGCTGGGGAGACATCTGGAGCGTGTTCGTCCCGGGCATTGGTCCCGGGCAGCTCTACCACTTCCAGGCCGACGGGCCGTTCGCTCCCCAGGTGGGCCATCGGTTCAATGGTCGCGCGCGGCTGATCGACCCCTATGCCCGAGCGCTGGCCGGCAATTACCTTCCCAACGATGACGGCATTACGCGTCCGCCCAAGTGCGTGGTCATTGACGATTCGTTCGACTGGCAAGGCGATCGCCACCTGCGGCGCAATCTGTCGGAATCGGTGATCTACGAAATGCACGTGCGCGGGTTCACACGCTCGGGCAATAGTGAGGTCGACCACCCGGGCACGTACCTGGGGGTGATCGAGAAGATCCCCTACCTGCAATCGCTGGGAGTGACCGCCGTCGAGTTGATGCCGGTGCTCGAGTTTCCGATCAACGCGCCCAACGGCCGCAACGAACATCGTCCAAACTACTGGGGCTACGACCCATTGGCGTTCTTCGCTCCGCATCGTGGCTACGCGGCCAGTTCGGAGCCTGGTGCCCAAGTCGTTGAGTTCAAGCAAATGGTCCGGGCGCTGCACCAGGCGGGCATCGAAGTCATCCTGGACGTGGTGTTCAACCACACGGCCGAAGGGAACGAATTCGGCCCCACAGTCAGCTTCAAGGGACTGGAAAACCGCGTCTACTACATGCTGGCCAACGGCGGCAGCACGTACAAAAACTACTCCGGCTGCGGCAACACGGTCAACGGCAATCACCCGATCGTCCGCGAGATGATATTCTTGTGTTTGCGGCATTGGGTGTTGAACTACCACATCGACGGCTTCCGCTTCGATTTGGCGTCGATTCTCAGTCGTGATCGGAACGGCGATCTGATGCCCAACACGCCGTTGATCGAGCAGATTGCCGAAGACCCCTTGTTGTCCGACACCAAGATCATTGCCGAGGCCTGGGACGCGGCGGGCGCTTACCAGGTGGGCTCGTTCGCCAACTTGCGGTGGGCCGAATGGAACGGCCGCTACCGCGATGACATCCGGCGGTTCTGGCGCGGCGATGAGCACACGCTGGGGGCCTTGGCCACGCGCTTGGCCGGGTCGAGCGACCTGTACCAATCGAGCAACCGCCGGCCGTATCACAGCATCAATTTCATCACGTCGCACGACGGCTTCACGATCAACGACCTGAACACCTATTCGTATAAGCACAACGAAGCCAACGAAGAACAGAACCGCGACGGCGACAACAACAACTACAGTTGCAATTTCGGCTTTGAAGGCCCCACTCGCCGCCGCCGGATCAACGAGTTGCGAAACCAGCAGGTCCGCAACATGCTGGCCACTTTGTTGCTCAGCCAGGGCGTGCCGATGTTGCTTTATGGTGATGAATGCCGGCGCACCCAGCGCGGCAACAACAACGCCTATTGCCAGGACAACGAAATCTCCTGGTTCGACTGGAAGCTGGTCGAACAGCAAGAGGATCTGCTCCGGTTCGTGCGGACGCTGATTCAGTTCCGTCGCAATCAACCGACCGTGCGGCGGCCGACCTTTCTGAACGGCGAGCAGGCGGCGGGGAACCCCTTCCCCGATGTCAGTTGGTACTCGGCCGACGGCGCCGGTGTCGATTGGAACAGCAACGATCACAGTTTGATCTGCCTGCTAGCCGCGAACCGCGGCACGGCCGCCAACGCGGCCCCCGCGCGGCATGTGATGATGATGATCCATGCTGGCACGCTCCCCCGGCAATTCATCGCGCCGTCCATCGCCCACGAGGTCGATTGGCGGCTGTTTGTCGATACGGCGGCCGAGAGTCCAGACGATATCTACCCCGAGTTCGATGGGCCCATGTTGCTGGCCGACGGTCGGGTGACGCTCGTTGATCACGCGTTGAAGTGCTATGTCTCGGCCGAGTGA
- a CDS encoding cytochrome c: MTHRCVCWFCSILLLSAGLFGVAQVVAAPPAAPPLAATISVDDLVAQVKASTEEIERWLDSEASYNEHKDHVKDEANILTIVALVLAKHEQNHELQKTAPALIAPAQQLAKAKNFSEAQKSLVNLKEALGGQGDVKAPEWSRIAGLGSTMRRVAATHTKLRNSLKRLDPRRAADNARAATVLAAVGQAIIYDTHEVKDPADLPKWYTMSAEMRDACGELSKAIRAGDKGAATAAAERVQKNCDDCHAVFQP, from the coding sequence ATGACTCATCGTTGCGTCTGTTGGTTCTGCTCGATTCTGCTGTTGAGCGCGGGTCTATTCGGCGTGGCGCAAGTCGTCGCGGCGCCCCCGGCCGCACCGCCGTTGGCGGCGACGATTTCGGTCGACGATTTGGTCGCGCAGGTGAAGGCCTCGACCGAAGAAATCGAGCGCTGGTTGGATAGCGAAGCGAGCTACAACGAACACAAGGATCACGTCAAGGACGAGGCCAACATTTTGACCATCGTGGCGCTCGTCTTGGCCAAGCACGAGCAGAACCACGAACTGCAAAAGACCGCCCCCGCGCTGATCGCGCCGGCCCAGCAATTGGCCAAGGCAAAAAATTTCTCCGAAGCGCAAAAATCTTTGGTCAATTTGAAGGAAGCGCTGGGGGGACAGGGGGACGTCAAGGCACCCGAGTGGTCGCGCATTGCCGGCTTGGGATCAACAATGCGACGGGTAGCGGCCACCCATACCAAGCTGCGGAACTCGCTCAAGCGTCTCGATCCAAGACGCGCGGCCGATAACGCCCGGGCCGCTACGGTGCTGGCAGCCGTGGGCCAGGCGATCATCTATGACACCCACGAGGTCAAGGATCCTGCCGATTTGCCCAAGTGGTACACCATGAGCGCCGAGATGCGCGACGCCTGTGGCGAACTGAGCAAAGCGATTCGCGCCGGCGACAAAGGGGCCGCCACGGCCGCGGCCGAACGAGTGCAAAAGAACTGCGACGACTGCCACGCAGTCTTCCAGCCGTAG